From the genome of Brassica oleracea var. oleracea cultivar TO1000 chromosome C4, BOL, whole genome shotgun sequence:
ACTCACATGCGTATGGTTGTAAGACTTTATTTTTGAAGTGTTAGTTCACAGAGTAATTGTTGAGATATCAATCGACATGTTTCTGGTAATGGAACCTTGCGAAAATCAATGGAAACTATACTCACCTAAATCACGATTATACAGAGTATACCATTTAAAAAAAAAAAAGAAGTTTGAATATACCTGTATTTCTCTTTTTTTTTGCAGCACCACATTAAACCAAATATATATATTGAGTCTGTGCAACACTCTGAATATCGGCACTCAAACTATCCACACGTACGTACACAAACTATAGCAAGGTGAATTAGTGTTGCCGGGGCCCGGGATTCCTTCTCCAAACGAAAATTATTTTCTGATCTTGAGTTGTCGCGTGAGATGCCCGTCGTATCTCACGTCAGAAATGATAATAATAATGTTTTCCTAACGTCAAGATTACTTATATATATAATTCACGTGAACCTCTTCCTGATTACGTCACGAAAACCTGTATTTTTTATTATTTGTTATTGTAGTATCTTATATATAAAAAAATTAAAATTCGAAAACGACAATAAAGAGTAAGGCTGTAACCAATGTAATCAAATCTTGTCATATTGGTAAACCAGGGGTTTTTAGAGTTTTTAACTGTTAAATCTGAAACCCCTAAGGAAAACGCCAATGGCTTAGAAAAAATTACACGATCTAAGGGCATCTTTATCGGGGGTGTCTAACCCCTGTCTCTTATGTAAATTGCCAATTTAAAAAAAAAAAAAAAAAAAAAGGAGCAAAACACGTCGCTTAAACAAGCCACGGTAGAGACGTCGCTTAGAGACAGGTGTCGAAAGAAGACTGGACGAAGGAGAGATGGTGTTTCGGCCTTCTCGGGTTCTCTCTTGCGTGATGTTTTGCCTCGACGAAATCATGTCTCTCTCTCTCGAAACCTCTCCGCGGTGGATCGGATCTTCTCCGGCTCGTCTCCCTCGGTTGATCACGCCGGCGATCTAGGTCTCCTCGGCGTTCTACCTCTCTCGATTCTCCTCGCTGAGGAACCCTTTGGGCTTCTCTCTCTCGATTCCCCTGGTCCATCGGTGGTCTCTTCTCCGGCTCGTCTTCCTCGGTGGCTCTCGTCAGCGTTGTCTCTCTTCTTGGCGGTGTATCTCTCTCGATTCCTCTCCTATGGGTCACCCTTTGGCCTTCTCTCTCTCTCTCGATTCCTCTCGTCGGTGGCTCTGGTAATCTACGCGACGCATCCCTCGGAGGCTCTCGTTGGCGACCTATCTGTCGTCGGCGATCTATCTGATGGTGTCTCTCCTCAAAGGACCTCTCTCTCTCTCTGCGCCTCTCTGAAAATCAAAAGGGTGAGGGGTTATTTTGTTGTTCATGCATGTCTCAGATTATGATTCAAGTTGGTCTGATCGCAAGTTTCATTTGTTTGTTATGTTGATTCTGTCTCTCAGTGGCTCTCCTCGACGGCGACGGAGTACTCTCTCAGTGGTTCTCCTGAAATCGAAAGGTAAAGCTTCTGGTTTCTTCTTCTTCAAGGTTTTAAAGATGTTTATTTCTTTGTTGAGTTCGATCATGTGTCATGAATGAATCTATATCTTGTTTGTTTACATCAATGGATCACAATTGATTTTTTACCGCATCGACTGTTACCAAATTTTATTGTTTGTTGTGTTGGTTTGTGTCTATTGATGGTCAGTTATGTTCATGTCTTTGTGTCGTGTGATGGTTAGATGAAATACATTTTTATATGTTCTGTCTTTGTGTGTTTACGATCAAATAAATTTTAATATGTTCGGTCTTTGTGATCCAGGGATCAAGAGACTTGAGGAAGAATCATCGGAGAGAGGAGTATNNNNNNNNNNNNNNNNNNNNNNNNNNNNNNNNNNNNNNNNNNNNNNNNNNNNNNNNNNNNNNNNNNNNNNNNNNNNNNNNNNNNNNNNNNNNNNNNNNNNNNNNNNNNNNNNNNNNNNNNNNNNNNNNNNNNNNNNNNNNNNNNNNNNNNNNNNNNNNNNNNNNNNNNNNNNNNNNNNNNNNNNNNNNNNNNNNNNNNNNNNNNNNNNNNNNNNNNNNNNNNNNNNNNTTTATTATTTTGCCAATATAATTAAGTTAGATAGTCTTGTTGGTTGGGTGTGTTGAATGCGTTTGAACGTTCTCTTCCTTTTCTTTCTTGATTAATTTATAAGCTCTGACTTTCTTTTCTATCTCGAACAACTGAATGCGCTTGAACATTCCTTCTCCTCTTTCTCCTCCTTCTCCTCTTTCTCCTCTTTCTCCTCTTTCTCCACCTTCTCCTCTTCCTACTCCTTCTCATCTTTCTCCTCCTTCTACTCTTTCTCCACCTTCTCCTCTTTCTCCTCCTTCTCCACTTTCTCCTCTTTCTCCACTCTCTTTGCCTCCGAAAATGGATTTCAATCCATTCCAAGACTCTGCAAAATTTGTTGAACTACTAAGTAGTCAACAAAAGGTAGTCTTTGGGAGTCAAGGCAGTGCTTCTCGGTCATCATCGCAAGTTCCTTTCTTCATTCAAGGTACAGAGGAAGGTCGCGATCTTCCAGCAGAGCGTAAGGAGCGAAGAGCGTGGACTCCAACAGATGATATAGTGCTTATTAGCTCGTGGTTGAACACGAGCAAGGATCCAGTTGTTGGGAATGAGCAGAAGTCAGTCGCTTTCTGGACAAGAGTTGCAACATACTTTTCAGCTTCTCCTAAGCTTGCTGGCAGTGAAAAAAGAGAGGGTCCTCAATGCAAGCAACGCTGGCACAAGCTGAATGAAGCAGTTTGCAAGTTTTGTGGGGCGTATGAAGCAGCAACAAGAGAGAAAAACAGTGGTATGAACGAGAATGACGTTGTAAAATTAGCTCAAGAAATCTTTTTTAACAACTATAAAAAGAAGTTCACTCTAGAACACGCGTGGAAGGAGCTCCGCCATGACCAGAAGTGGTGTGAGGTCGCTGCAGCTAAAAATGAAAGCACCTCCAAAAGAAGGAAGTTCGAGGATGGAAGTCATTCAGCCAGCTCTCAAGTCCCTGAAAACCCTGCTGCTGTGGATGGAACATCTCGTCCCCCGGGTGTTAAGGCTTCAAAAGCTCGTGGGAAGAACCCACAGGCTGAGGAGAAACGGCTGTCTGACTTCCAGAGTATGTGGAGCATCAAGCAGAATGACTTGGCAATGAAGGAAAGACTCTCCAAGATGAGGATACTTGAGAATCTTCTTGCAAAAGACCCACCACTAGCTGATTATGAAGAAGTGATTATGAAGAAGCTGATAAATGAGTTGATGTAACTCACGGTCATGATCTTGTTGTATCATATTATGTCTTCGTCTTGTTTCTTGTTGTTTGATCTTGATGTTTGCTGTTTGTTGTATTAGGAGTACTACTTGTCATGTAACTCACGGTCACTCGGTTATGTCTCCGCTTCTTATGTTTAATTAAAATGACGAAATCTTTTCTTGTGTTATTGTTTTTATTTGCATCTCAACTTCATCACCATATTTTGATAGAACCATATGTTGTGCGCATTGTTTTACAGGTCAAGGTCAAGAAGATCGAACTTGAACTTGTGAAGGAGTACTTCTTTGTCTCTGCGTTTTAACTTCATATGCAGGTACTTCTTTGTCTGCATGCATTTTTTGGACCTCCAGGTACATTAAATGATATCAATGTTCTTGATCGCTCACCTGTTTTTGATGACATAATAAAAGGTCAAGCTCCAAATGTCACTTTTTCCGTCAACGGAAGAGAGTATCATATGGCTTACTATCTTACCGATGGTATTTACCCGAAATGGGCAACTTTTATCCAATCTATTCCACTACCACAAGGGCCGAAAGCAGTTTTATTTGCTCAACGTCAAGAAGCTGTCCGAAAAGATGTCGAGCGTGCTTTTGGAGTCTTGCAAGCTCGCTTTGCCATTGTTAAAAATGCAGCGTTGTTTTGGGATAAAGTCAAAATTGGAAAAATTATGAGAGCATGTATCATACTCCATAATATGATAGTAGAAGACGAACGAGATGGATACACTCGATATGATCTTTCAGAGTTCCAACAAGGAGAAGACACCGGAACTCCACATGTGGATCTCACGTATTCTACGGATATCCCTTCCAATGTCGCCAATATGATGGGTGTTCGGACTAGAATTCGTGATAGACAAATGCATCAACAACTCAAAGATGATTTGGTTGAACATGTATGGCTTAAATTTGGACGTGATGAAGACAACAACTGATCTCGAATGTATCTTTCAATTTGTTATCGTTTTTTTTTACTTATCTTTGTTTTGAAGTTTAATATTAAAATCTATGTTAAAAATATTTTCTTTTTTAATGTTGTAATTTAATAAATAAAATCTTTTCTTAAAAAAAAGGGAAAAAAAATCTGTTTTTTTAAGAACCCCTAAACAAGAGACTTGTAATAGAGGCGCTAATTGTATGGATTTCTTAGTTAGGTCTCTAACCTCATTTTAACTAATTAAAATTACTAAAAAAATACTTAGAGACCCTAATAGAGGCTTTAGGATAAAGATGCTCTAACTGGTTCGCATGTCAAATCATATTTGTTTTTGGTTGAAATATTCGAAACTCAATTAAAGTATTATTTATTCGTCTCTATTTGACTTTGCTATTGATTTGAAAATATTTTATTTTATTATATGCTGTTTGTTTAAAATTTGAGACACCGTTTAAGCAAAGTAGCTAGAGCATTATATTTTTGTCAGATCTAAACAAGATATAATCTGATTATTTTACTTTATTGATATTGATTTTATTTTTGCCTAGCACTATAATATTATTTGAGAAATTAATTTTCTATGTATCGCACTTACATTAGCTCTTATAATGGTTAATTACAAAGGTATCTTTAATAAATTTCAAATATTACATCTAAATATTATTATAATTATTTTATTTAAGAATTTCTTTTACTTAATTTACTTTCCTAATATTATTTTTTTCCAAAAAACATATGTAATAAAAAGATTTTTTTTAATAAATTTATGAATTTTGAAAACGAATTTAAAACTGAAAAATATTTAGATAAAATGTGATTTCATAAAGAAAAAGGAAATTTCACAAAAAATAATCTTTATATTAAGAAAATAAATATCATTCCCTTTTTTTTAACGTCAAAAGGTCATTCTTTTACTCAAACTTGAAGTGGTTTGGGTAACCAGACCGGAATAAAACAACCAATAAAATGTAACTCCCTATGGAAGGATCTAGCAGTCTTAGCTAAAAAGTCTGAAATCTGATTGCGCGCTCATGGAACATGAATTATGTTGAAGTCCGGGAAGCATATCTGTAGCGTCTCTATCCTCTCCAATTCCGTCATAAAGCTTGGCAAAGCATGAGGTTCCTTTATCATTGCAATCAACTCCTTACAGTCTGTCCCAAAGCTCTGGCATATTGAATGTTGAAGCATATTATCCATTGCCCACCGCAATGCTTCTACTTTCGAATGCAAGGCTGATTCGCGTCGACTGAAATTTCTTGTCCCCATAAGTTGAATGTTTCCACCACTATCCATCCAGACTCATCCACATCCATTAAAGTGAGCAGGGGCTGTCCAAGATCCATCTAACAAGCAAATATTACCTAAGCTTATGACTTGGAGTTCCTCAGTATTGTTATCTTGTACCACTGGTTGTACCACTTCGTTCGCATCAAACCAGGCTTGGCATTCACTTTCTGCATGTCGAACTAGCTCCAAAAGATCTCTGTCTATCCCCTGAAAAGTTTGTCATTTCTAGCCTTCCAAATATACCAAATTATCCAGGGATAAGGATCCATGTCTTGTTCTGGCTCGATAATGCTATTTTTCCTCCAGAATAGGTAATCCATATTTGTGTAGACGCTTGGTACTAGAAATATATATGGGCTTGTTGGAATTGATGATATGGACCAAACTTGTAGAGCTAGCGGACATTCGAATATGGCATGGGTTACAAATTCTTCTAGTTCTCCACATCTTAGGCAGTAGTTATCACACCTCATACTGCGTCTTACTAAGTTCCTTGTTACTGCCACATGACCAGTTAACAATTGCCATATAAGTTGACATATTTTCTTAGGCGCATTTAACTTCCAAGCAAAGGCTTGAAGCTTAGTGATACTCGGTTCAAAAACTTCCTTTTCATCCTCTGTCTTTAATAAAATTCTGAGCCAGCCAATATCAAGATTTAACCGTGTATTGGTCATTCCTTGTGTAGTTCCAGCAGAATGTATCACGGCGATGAGTTGAGCTTATGGCCAAACTCCTTATGAGTGGTATGTCATCAAAATTGACATAGTTCTCCAAAAGACCAACATCTCAATCCTTCGATACCTGGTTAATGAGATCGCTGACTCTCATATTAGGATGCATAACTGGCGCTACATGGATAGTTGGTCTCGCAGAGGTCGTTGGAATCCACAGATCCTCTCACACCTTGACTTCATAACCTGAATGTATCTTCTGTCTGATTCCAGTAATAACAACTTCCTTGCAGCAGAAATGCTAGTCCACACATAGGATGGGCTGCTAGCAGAGTTTACTCTTAGTGGTGAACTCAATCTATAGTACCTTCCCCTCAAGGCCCGGTCAACCAAAGAGTCAGGAAATTGAACTAGCCTTCATAACCGTTTTGCCAATAGTGCCAGATTGAACTCATGGATCATACGGAAACCAATCTCACCCTCATCTCTTGGTAAACAAACTTTTTTCCATTTCACCCAGTGTATTCCTCTTTTTGGTGGATTTCAACTCCACCAGAATTGAGCAATGACACTTGCTAGGTTTTCACATATCTCCAATGGGAGCAGGAAAGTAGACATAACGTAAGTTAGAAGAGCTAGCATAATGCATTTAATCACCACTTTCCTCCCTCCTTTTGAGAGCCATCTACTTGTCCATGCATTCACTCTATGCATCAAATTATCTTTGAGAAATGCAAAAAAAATTCACTTGGAACCACTTATGTCTTCTGGGATACCTAAGTAAGTTCTCGTTCCTCCTTCGTTTTGTATTCCAAGTGCATCTTTAATATCTTGTCTAATAGTTGCATTAATCCGCTTACCAAAGAGTAAGGACGATTTATCAAAGTTGATACATTGACCTGATGCTTTACCATATTTCCTGACTACTTTCATTACTTATTCACATTCACGGGGCTCCCCCTTACAGAAGAAAAGGCTATCATGTCCGTCTTAATGGCCATCCTTTTACTGCGACCACTTGGTTTAGTTCTCAGAGCGTGGGACATTTCTTGAGCAATCATAATGTTGTCTAAAATCTGTCTTCCAACAACAAAAGCTGACTGAGTTTCCAATATCAAGCCTGGTAGCACTTTCTTTAATCTCTGGCATAAGACCTTAGAGATTATCTTGTAGCTGACGTTACACAAGCTAATGGGTCTAAACTGAGCCATTTCATTAGGCTTTATTGTCTTTGGGATGAGACATATATTTGTATCATTCAGTCCATTCGCCATCGTCCCCTCAAAAAGGAATTTATTAACCATAAGAGTTAAATCCTCTTTTATTATATCCCAAAATTTCTGATAGAAAAGCGCAATCATCCCATCTGGTCATGGAGCCTTTTCAGGATGCATAGCAAAGAGCGCTAATTTGACCTCCCATTCGGAGACCAGAGCTATAAGGTTGTCATTCATTGCCCTAGTGGTAGTCATAGGAACTTGAACTAGTGCCTCTTCAATGTCCTCTGGGTTAGATGATTCAAAGATCTGCTTAAAGTAGCTAGTACCAATGACTACTAATCTTTCTTCATCCTCAACTATATTTCCATTTGCATCTAGGAGCTGTGTGATTTTATTCCTTGCTCTTCTTTGCTTTGTTGAGGCATGAAATTTTTTTGTATTTATGTCAGCTTCTTTCAGCCAAAACACTCGACTCTTCTGTTTCCTGAACATTTCTTCTGCTTTAAGAGCATCAAAGAGTTCCTTCAACGCTGCTGCAATTTTCTCAGTTGTAGCATTATCATTTGCGTACAAACCATCTACCTTTTCTTTAAGCTCCTCCACTAATTTCACCGAGTTAACATTATGTTGTTTTCTCCATTTGCTCAAGGCTTTTTGGCAGCTAGAAATATGTTCCATAATAGTCGCATTGGGAGGGAGATCAGGAGATTTTCATCCCTCAAGAATGACTTGCCTTAGCTCCTCATTATCCAGCCATCTTTTATCAAACTTGAATTTTTTTTATCTCTTCATTGGCTTTATGAATATGTCTGCAAGAATCGGACGATGGTCCGATCCCCATAACCTCATATACTTCACAGTCGAGTGGGGAAACTTTTCATGCCAATCCGCATTTCCTACTGCTCTGTCTAACCGACATCAAACATTTGTTCTTCCTGCTCTCATCCCTACCCATGAGAGCATGTCCCCCGTGAAAGGAAACTCTTGCATCCCACAATCATTAAGCATCTGCTTAAAGGGCAGGAATGAACTATCAGGACGTTGTCTACCTCCTTTTTTCTCATTGTGACCTGTAATTTCATTAAAATCTCCTATCATGAACGAAGGTCCAATTCTTGTTGTTGAGAAACGCGTAAGACGTTCCCAAACTCGATCTCGTCTTTCTAGTACAAGATCCCTATAAATAAACGTCATATAGACTTTTATTCCATGAATTACTGCCTCAATGTCAATCATACGGTTATTCGAAAATAAAACATTAACTTAAAATTCATCCATAAAAAATAAAGCTAAACCTCCGCTAAGTCCAAGTGGCTCAACAGTAAACAAATGATCGAATCCTAAGTCGGCCTGAATGTTTTGCAACATCAGCCTTCTATTCTTCGTCTCAGAAAGGAACACAAGTCATGGGCGATGCTTCTGACACATCTCTGTAAGGCGTCGAATTGTGAGGTCATTCCCAATCCCACTACACTTCCAACTGAGTGTCCTCATATATGATCTTGGGATGGGTTTTTGGATCCCATCAAACCATCACTTGTGGAAGAACCACCTCTCATCTTTTTCGAACTTTGGTGATGGCGCCTTGACTTTCCTGCATCACCATGAGACGATGTTGAACGCTTCCGAGGAGATCCCCGACGAAGAATCTCAAATTTTCTGCTCGGAATGCCCAAAGAGGCACTCGCTTTTGAGGAATGTCTCCTGCTCTTGGACGCTTTATCAGTCGATCTTCCTAGTGCCGTAAGTGTATCATTGCGAGAAACCGCACTCTCCATCTCCGTGAGTTCGAGTCCCAACAGATCATCATCTTGCAAGTCGCACTCCATCATCTCTCCATCATGCTGATCGGTAATCTCCATATCACTCAGGGCACCAATGATCTGCTCCTTCCCAAATCCATTCTGTGGCTCCTGGTCATTTAAGGCATTAAAGGATAGCGAGCGAGTGGCATCCTTTGCACGTTTGGTAACATTTTTTTTCATAGGAAGATCAACCCGAGATGGGGTAACAATGGCTCTGGCCAGCCTTCTGGTTGCTGGAAACTTAGGAGATCGCAATACCTCGCCAATTTGTTTACCACCACTTCTTGAAACCGCAGAATGTTCATATGGAACAATATCTCGGTTACTAGTGGTTGTTTCCTCATGACTTCTTCCAAGATCCTTACATATTATTCCCTTCTGATCACCTAAAGATTTATGTCTCCAAGCTAACTCAGGTTTTCGGTCATAGACCTTTACCAACTTGTGATCCACCGTATCTATTGCTCCTCAAGTAGTCATCCCGTCTGCGCATGATCCTATCAGTATGTGCTCCTCGATAGTTGCTCTCTACTTCGTACTTCATGTCGCTAAAGGCATATCTCGAGCTACTAGACTGATTGTTATACCTACCGGCATTCAGATCATTACCATAGCGAGGTTGTGATGCCTGATTCTGATGCATCTTAGGCTGATGGTGCCTCTTATCCAACGGGATTTGCACTCTAGTGAATACATCTTGTCGCTCTATCTGTGGTTGTAATCTATTTTTAGCTTCCAAGGACGGGCAGTACTCCTTCTCATGAGTGAGCATACCACAAGTAGAAAAGTGTTTGAACAACATTTCATACTTGATTTCCAGTGTGACCTCATCCCCTTCCGGCGACTCAGCCTTAAGCGAGAACTTTAGAGGCCGGCGAGTATCCACATCGATGAGCATACGACCCTCAGTGTGTTCCACTTTGTCGACATGTCCCAGTCTAGATCCTATCTTGCGCAGATTTCGATCAGTCCATAAGTGCAAAGGGATACCTATCAGACAAACCCAAAATGGGATTATCCATGGGTAATCATCGTGGACAATGGGTTCCCAGCGGACCAGCACAAACATGCAGAAGTTAAAGTGGAACGGACCCTGTCAAAGAACCGTGTGCAGGTCTTCTTTTGTGGTGAAGTTTAAAAGAAACTTCCCATTACCCAAATCATTAGCCGTAATGCGATCAGCTAAA
Proteins encoded in this window:
- the LOC106338401 gene encoding glutathione S-transferase T3-like is translated as MDFNPFQDSAKFVELLSSQQKVVFGSQGSASRSSSQVPFFIQGTEEGRDLPAERKERRAWTPTDDIVLISSWLNTSKDPVVGNEQKSVAFWTRVATYFSASPKLAGSEKREGPQCKQRWHKLNEAVCKFCGAYEAATREKNSGMNENDVVKLAQEIFFNNYKKKFTLEHAWKELRHDQKWCEVAAAKNESTSKRRKFEDGSHSASSQVPENPAAVDGTSRPPGVKASKARGKNPQAEEKRLSDFQSMWSIKQNDLAMKERLSKMRILENLLAKDPPLADYEEVIMKKLINELMSTTCHVKVKKIELELVKEYFFVSAF